The nucleotide sequence aatataaacaaaatgatttttatttttttttaggaatcgcgaaaatggtgtaaaatcaTACATTTCCCACTGTTTTGGATTGTTCTTAGTTAAACTTGAATTGTTCCTAGTTAGTTACATGTTGATAATGATAAGAACATTCTTCTGAAATGTACACTTTTCAACCTATTTCTTAGTTCAGAATTGTTTTCCGAtttttgaatgaatttaatcgTCAATAAACCGGTATACATACACCCAAAAAGATAGCTATTTCGtgtgaattcgagcattctgcaaagctggaaCGATTTGCCAtcttcttttctttaaatttgagacagaaattacaaaaaaaatcaattcagcTAATCAAAATTTTAGTAGACGAAAGCGacctaccttcggacgacacAAGCTtcgaatattttattgttttcaatATGTTTATAATTTATTTGACCCAGTTTAATAATCTTAATAGCCAGGTCGATgtttcaaatttcctgaaaaggatCAATGGTTCAAATCGGTGAAATCCACTAGGAACATAGCGAAACgattgaattgttcgaagcttgagtcgtccgaatgtAGCGCTCTTTCCCCTCTTGTTTCCTCTCGAATTGAAGAATGTGTAGTATAATGTTTagagatttaaatttttcttgaagaaaaatacTCAAATTTCGTCAGTTTTACTGAAtacaaatgaaaatattatactaaaatacgctaaaaaaatatgaaaaatcccTAAAAATAACTATTTAGCTGTCTTACCGTATTCTCCCGAAGTGGAATGAAATCCTGTTGATGATTCTCTCGTCTTCTCTTGTTCTCAAATTTCTTGTCCTGGCTTGTGCTTCCAACTTCCAACTCAACGTTTAAATTAATTCTACGTATCATGTCGTATAATCCAGCTGATTATCATaactaataaaataacagaacaaTGGTTAAAGAcgtaataaaataaacaaaatcctTTTTCTACATACCTATGTAAAACCAAATGTCTTCCCATCATCTAAGAAGATGTACACAATGTTCccgtaaaataacaaaaaaaaaataacactgaGTTATGTTCTCAAGAACACAAATCTTAGAGAAATTATACCTATCTTCTGATATCAAACCTTTCTTACATCGTCAAAGATCATCTTTATGATCGTTCCGATAAATATTATCCCATATCCGGACCAAATATGTCCTTCCGGGAAGAATGGAGGAAGCCACATTTTCTCGCTGTTTTGTACAGTTGTTGACCTCATACTCGTGAATACAATAGAAGGACATGATAAaaacattttccactaaatctTGAGGCTGATTAGCGCCACTtttccttggaattttctaaaataatagcGCCTTGATGTTGCAGATGTCTCTAcatcaaaaacataaaatttcatcACTAAAAGCACAATTTCTGTGTCAAGATACATTTGCAAACTCACTTTTCATAAATTAATACACAAGTActtcacaactactcaataaattaACAATTAAACACTATTTTTCACTCCCACATCATTTCTTTACCTTTTGTGCTGTCAATTTGAAAGTAACCGACCAGAAAGCGACCAAATGCCGCCATTTTTCTATTttcgaagaagaagaagaagaagcaatTTTTCGTCATTTACTTACATCATGAGGAGACCAACCAGAGTTGTTAACAGAGTTGTTAGCGAGCTGTTTGCCAACTGTTAACACCTGGTCAGCCGGGAATTTACTTTCCGGATCGCCTCTCCATCAGACAAAAAAGAGGGGAAGTTCGATGTCGAATTTCGAAAAAGGTGATGGCGATGTCAAAGTGATACGGTTTGtggtttttgtgatttttcctaaaaataaaatgttttcacttacaaatttgtggcaaaTGTGAAGTAGAATAACCAAGTGAATGTTTTAACTAACAAGTAAAAGTTTTCGCACGGAAAAGTAGTGTTTTTCCAAGGGTGAAGGCGTCCGGAAGGAATTTGACATTTGCCAATCGATTTTTTGTGCTGGGAAAAGGCGTTTTGTTTTGATCCGGGTGTATTTGGGGCGCACACTTTGAGGAATTGTAGACACAATGGCTAGTCATTCTGAACGGAGTATCCATGAGATGCTAAAAGACACACCGTCCATGAATGAAAGTAATAGTGCTATTCACACGGGTACTGAACCAAGGGGCTTTCGTCCAAATCATCCCAACAGTCTGCCCCTCCGGAATGCATCGGCTCCCGCCACACCCTCTCCTGTGCTCAGCCCCAATGGGGACATCATGAAGAATGGTGCCTCAAAGATCGACACTATCCGCAATTGGAGCATATCAACGTACAAGTGCACAAGGCAACTGATGATGGAGAAACTGGGCAAGAGCACGAGGACTGTGGACTCAGAGCTGGAGGCCCAGATTGAGCAATTGCGTGACACCCAACGAAAGTATCTGTCCGTACTGAGGCTGACAAGGGCTATGAGTTCGCACTTTCATCACGTTGTGCAGACGCAACATGCCTTGGCTGAGGCGTTTTCGGATCTGGCCCAGAAGAGTCCAGAGCTCCAGGAGGAGTTCCTCTATAACTCAGAAACACAGAGGAATTTGACGAAGAACGGGGAGATTCTACTAAGTGCTCTCAACTTTTTTATATCGTCTGTGAACACGCTGTGCAATAAGACCATTGAAGACACGCTAATTACGATAAAACAGTACGAAACGGCCAGGTAAGTTCATCAATTAACATTTGATGATTAGACTAACTTTGTCACTATTCACCATTATCTACTGATCTAATTAATCTTGATGAACACTCagaatttacttaaaaaataattaggggaaattggggcagcaccaaacactgcgattccTTAATcatatattcgacttcagagtacgagacttatagaaatttataggcgctatagggatgcttgtttactgaagaaatggtcaggatagtccaagtagtttagaaataaaaattagtgttttgtgctaccccgtgtttagtgatgccccagtttctcctatagctcttaaataattttacgaaatggTTGTGGCCGTTGTGGCCCTACATTTTTGAGAACTTCCACAAAGACAGGAGAACGATTTCTTGAAGTAGGAGAAAACAGTCTTAAGAGcagactacttaaaaaaaaaatcatgcccAGAGAGTAATTCAGGAAGATTTTATCTGCCAAAGAAACGTTTTCGAACGCGAATGAGAATTCTCTCgaataattgtaaaaaaaatgaattggaaaatcaataaaaccaataaaaataaagaaattaagtaaaaactgtttttcaaggGAATTCTGTTCTTTAATCATtccctaaaatagttttaacaACGGATCCAAAGGTATAAAAAATTCTTATGGATCTGTGTAACTTTTCCTGGAGAAAATTACGTATAtatatatagagaaaaaaatgtcccataagatagggtaagtgtgctaaatttcggcatagttgcatataagcaccgaagtcctaagtttgaaatgcaatatttttaattcatattgatatttcttgttatttccttttcgggaaggttgtgtggaaccttgaaactagtttatcatctttcttttcttcaaatcacttccaaaaatattgaaaaatctatagtaatatggacattgctttgggtagaattccggccactttgagtgaaataccggccacctttttctgaccaccttttgggacgcaacggatagaaaatttgaaaacgtcaaacggaacgagtttaatatttaatttaatatgtttatatgacccacaagccctgagatcttccgtgtaatttgtcctgaagacctgaagagtagcatctcaaatttacgcgcagattcccgtagcaatttgcccttcctgaactcttccaaggccttttccataTCATCTTATtaatagaagcgatggtttattttctctggacattgtagaactcagaaattgaaaaaaatgaaatgaataagaaatttaggaaagcaaaagatgttgccggaatatccaacactacctcaccggagagacgctcacaaagtatatacttttttatgcgaaatacaggatccagctggaaaattttacaaaaatttaaagattgattcactattaacataaaaagaaacaatctttaatgaaaactaatcaattttcatgaaaaacaccgaaggaaaaccttttgcacttcaccacaaatcacaacatTGCTAGAAACATAATCGaactgtcacattttttgtaaggccctagacacacttccgactaaagtccagagacgactaagctcatttatagccaagtcagttcctgacacactactaAGTAGGCTTAACATTCATTGGTATCCACAAagcataactttcgtgggtttttatgcagatatttctactgaaatgcactagtagtcatttgaaaatgaaactacttgtaaatttacttcacaattcacgtataacaacaagaattattcactagaatagccaaaattggcttaagtcgcgagttagcttccacttcacaaataattgtaattaacaataattattgcacgtgtagggtaagtgtgccaaattccggccagcttgctatttcggccaccttttttgttcctcgaatttccatgaacgtgaaaaagacatgaaaaagagatgacgtgaaaaagacattggaagaattccgaaggaactatgagaatgaaggtggccgaaatagagcaccaaagctatgtctatatttttattaattttaaaatgtattaagaatgattttagagtaaataaagacggtaaactcttaacaaggttccaagcaacactcttacaaaagaaagaataaaaaaatcaatttgtatttaaaatattacattttaaacttgagactttgacgcttacatgcaactatgccgaaatttggcacatttaccctactgagacatgatattacaaatagtttcattttcagagaaatattagtgcatttcagtagaaatatctgcataaaaacccaggaaagttatgttttgtagATACCATTAAAtgctaagcctcatttgtagtgtgtcaggaactgacttggctatgaactagcttagtcgtctctggactttagtcgtaagtctGTATAGGGCATAAGACTCTTTCAACACcaagtttttacaacgcaatttaaattcaaagtatacctaaaatttaacggtctttgtgttaatacatccgaaaattaataaatatttaaaagcaaaattacttcattgactattcgaagattacatacatgatttcaattaactctttccggaccgcagcatatgctgcaagccaatttcacaattttttaatcaaaaatatctaagctcaggaattaattgaggtcctacaaaaaatatcttacatttggacatccttatagtttgtaatcatccaaaagaattgaatttttctcagttctgaataattgaaaaacattgtttttcacagaatatgcatatgcttctttgggtactcagagtcccaaaagagacgaaagagttaatttatttgcatggtcgaaattacacttaaagtggccgaaattagaagctgaccgaaatttggcacacttcccctatctgTTCTATTTTAGctgattttcattttaaaataaattaatattgattAAACTTACACTGTGTGTATTTTGGGTGAAACAAAAATAGAAATTCAGCAATTCCATAAGTTTCTAGTGATAATTCTAATAAACTTCCGTAAATTGTAAAGAGCATAAAGTACTTATCATCGgtatttgttctttttaaatCCTGCAGAATTGAATACGATGCCTATCGATCTGACTTGGAAAGTTCCAAGCCAGAAGCGACTAGTCCAGGATCTGAAGACGCTCAGAAGAGCTTCATGAAGCACAAGGAACAGTATGAAAAGTTACGCTCGGATGTAGCTGTTAAAATGCAATTTCTCGATGAGAACAgagtaagaaatatttttatatgccCTTCTTCCCCCTTTAATAACCTGAAATTACGCCTCCACAGATCAAGGTGATGCATAAGCAATTAGTTTTGTTACACAACGCTATTTCTGCTTACTTCTCCGGAAATGCACAGGCTCTCGAAGGGACTCTCAGACAATTTAATATAAAggtttgttctttttttatggTGAGTTATTTGAAAGGAGGAAggtattaaagaatttttccttttgttttttAGAGTCCAAACTCGTCAAAGGGATCGTGGCTGGAGCAGTAAATGAATCTCAATTGGATGTGTTTTGATGAATTCCCAGTCGACTTGTTTCTTCTTTAAAGAGAGCTCATTTCAGTTCAACTGGTAGGCAAGATAAAAAGTCTAAAGCATTTTGCACAAGTCGACCTTTCCTTATTAAAGATAAAGAAGAAAATAGTAAAGGAAACTTCTCGAATAATCTGATCGTTCCTTGTAAAATCATCTCATCAATtgatttattatatttcttaaTTACCGAACTagtcaattttatttcttcattctctctatcttattttattttaccaaaattttaGCTTACATTTTTTGAGCGTATTTTTTACCGCCTTTTTTAATGCATTGGAAAAGCACCGCGTTTACTTTTGATTTTATCTCAGAAATAAGCGTTAAATATAGTCGATGACACTAAAAACTCATAATAATTGTGTTTACATTTTACTGATTAATGTAATAAAAAGATATATACAAATAAATACCAGCTAGTGGCTGTAAATTCAATTCTTCTCCAGTGATAGattcttcaatttttcatcCAGATTTACTTCTTCCTCTTCAGCTCTGAACatgtcctgaaaaaaaaatatattctggGAATTTGTTGGAAGATGATTTGGATAAATTAAACTTACAGGATCATAAATAACTTTAACAATTAATGAGCAACTAGGACATGTTGCTGTCTCCTCTCCAGCCATGAGTTCTTcctggaaaaaatttaaatggtttaaaaataaatgtgtCCCTTTATGTGCAAATGTGCGATGATTCAcagtgacataacctcaaaaaatcacTTACCTTAGAAATTTCAAATCTATCACCGCAGGGACAGGGATAGTGATAGATACCTTCCGCTTCGTCATATTCAAAGTCCTCAATTTCTATTTCATCGTGATAGACACTCATTTTAGGtaaattttagcaataaaaacACAAACAAAACCCAAACATGCcgcaaaatcctaaaagaaaacaaatcgCGATTCGAACTGTCGATGTCAGTGCGGTGTGCAGCGCCACCTAGCAGATTTCTACGCAACAAGTTAGTGCAGGGCCGCATttagaaatgtggaggcccaCAATGCCCATTTGTGGCGGCCCCAAAAATTTTACGTTTTCAAACAGTGCgacagctttaaaattttatacaatattataatgCTTTTCAATCATACAGGTAAATTCAAGCAACTTTAAGTTTACCTAAAATCTGAGACTTTGCTTCTACTACTGTGAAAtgcgctaatccgggcgcttcgctatgtggatcgttatgactccgctaactagataaaatccacaaaaaataatatttttatatttatttccgtaatatggtcactacagtaacataatacaagtattcaactttgagaaaaagcaaaaataatatttttatccattaaataagtgagtgtaaccgtccgtcaaataatttcgtcagatatctttaagttttctgcagaaaatatctacacctctgccgaaaatctgccgagaaatctgtaaatattcctacgaattttatttgggcttgggacaaaattcgtcagaaatttttgcagattttctgacgaatcctggtgcatactctgacgaattcttgtagatattttgccgattttctgtagatttttccacattccagactttccaaacagatgtgtcagaaaagat is from Phlebotomus papatasi isolate M1 chromosome 1, Ppap_2.1, whole genome shotgun sequence and encodes:
- the LOC129798548 gene encoding arfaptin-2: MASHSERSIHEMLKDTPSMNESNSAIHTGTEPRGFRPNHPNSLPLRNASAPATPSPVLSPNGDIMKNGASKIDTIRNWSISTYKCTRQLMMEKLGKSTRTVDSELEAQIEQLRDTQRKYLSVLRLTRAMSSHFHHVVQTQHALAEAFSDLAQKSPELQEEFLYNSETQRNLTKNGEILLSALNFFISSVNTLCNKTIEDTLITIKQYETARIEYDAYRSDLESSKPEATSPGSEDAQKSFMKHKEQYEKLRSDVAVKMQFLDENRIKVMHKQLVLLHNAISAYFSGNAQALEGTLRQFNIKSPNSSKGSWLEQ
- the LOC129798549 gene encoding diphthamide biosynthesis protein 3, with translation MSVYHDEIEIEDFEYDEAEGIYHYPCPCGDRFEISKEELMAGEETATCPSCSLIVKVIYDPDMFRAEEEEVNLDEKLKNLSLEKN